Below is a window of Pseudomonadota bacterium DNA.
GGATGCTTTCCGATGCTGAGAAGAAAAAACTCAATATCATTCATCAGGAACAGGATAAGATGTCCGGTAGACGCCCGATAGAATATGTACAGGCCACTAATCCAGTGCTTATCATCGATGAACCCCAGAGCGTGGATAATACACCAAAATCACAGAAAGCCATAAGTAACTTGAATCCCCTCTTTGCTTTGCGCTACTCGGCTACCCACACCAATCCTTACAATCTCCTTTATCAGCTTGATCCTATCCGAGCTTATGATATGCGGATTGTGAAGCAGATAGAAGTGATGGATGCCAGCGGCGGCCAAAATTTCGGCAAGACCATGGTCCGTCTGGACTCGGTCGGCTACTGGCCAATAACATCCAAGACGCCTCAGGCAAAGATCACTATTTTTGAAGACACGCCTAACGGTCCGCGTGAAAAACAAGTCAAAGTAAAACATGGTATGGATTTAACCCAACAGACCAACAGAATCGACTATGAAGGGTACCTGTTAACCAATATCAATGCCGAGCCCGGCAATGAATATATCGAATTTCAAAATGGTGTGGTGGTGGAGCTTGCCCATGAAGCGGACGGTATGGGTGATGAAAGAATGAAAAGCCAACTCCGACAAACCATCGACCAGCATTTTGCTAAAGAAAAGAGATTGAAAGACAAAGGAATAAAAGTCTTGTCCCTCTTCTTTATTGATCATGTCAAAAGTTACCGCCAGTTTGATGAGAACGGCAACAGGCAAAAAGGAAAACTGGCTACCTGGTTTGAAGAGTTCTATGCTGAAATCAGCAATATGCCGATGTATAAAGGGCTGATACCTTATACCGCACAAGAAGTGCATGATGGCTATTTTTCAGCAGACAAGAAGAAAGGTAAGGTTGTCGAAGAGTTGGACACAACCGGAAGCACGGCAAAAGATGATGAAACCTATGAATTAATCATGAGGGATAAGGAGCGCCTGCTTAACACCGAAGAACCGTTGCGATTTATCTTCAGCCATTCAGCGCTTCGAGAAGGCTGGGATAATCCTAACGTATTTCAGATCTGCACTTTGCGGGAAATGGGAACTGATCGAGAGCGTCGTCAAACCATTGGACGTGGTCTGAGGCTGCCCGTCAATCATGATGGCGACCGCGTATATGATGAACAAGTCAATCGACTTACAGTGATTGCCAACGAATCATTTGAAAACTTTGCACGGGGCTTACAATCCGATATAGAAATGGCCATTGATCCAAGCGGTGGATTCAAATTTGGGCGTATCTTACAAATTGCTTTTACTCCCCTACTTAACACTGCCGGTACCGATTATCTTTCTCAGGAAGAATCAAAAGCTCTATGGGAACATATTCGCAAGGAAGGGCTCATTGATGATAGTGGCGATTTTACTCCAAAATTCAAACCGGACAAAGCCGGTTTTTCTTTAAATTTACCCAGTGACTTTTCCGGTATGGATGAAGCTGTTATCATCCGGATGAATCGTTTTCTTCCACGCGATATTGTCAAAGATGCTCGTAAG
It encodes the following:
- a CDS encoding DEAD/DEAH box helicase family protein; the encoded protein is MKLKFDANLEYQQEATQSVTDLLEGLPQAQSGLKINFENIGGTLFNELGIGNDLILPFNEMLANLHKIQMRNNIPKSRMLIEEGSPYKFPNFSVEMETGTGKTYVYLRTVFELNKLYGFKKFIIVVPSVAIREGVTSSIKLMKDHFKGLYDNVAFDDFVYQSKDLSRVRQFAVNNEVQIMVINIQAFQRDAGEDVDYGMLSDAEKKKLNIIHQEQDKMSGRRPIEYVQATNPVLIIDEPQSVDNTPKSQKAISNLNPLFALRYSATHTNPYNLLYQLDPIRAYDMRIVKQIEVMDASGGQNFGKTMVRLDSVGYWPITSKTPQAKITIFEDTPNGPREKQVKVKHGMDLTQQTNRIDYEGYLLTNINAEPGNEYIEFQNGVVVELAHEADGMGDERMKSQLRQTIDQHFAKEKRLKDKGIKVLSLFFIDHVKSYRQFDENGNRQKGKLATWFEEFYAEISNMPMYKGLIPYTAQEVHDGYFSADKKKGKVVEELDTTGSTAKDDETYELIMRDKERLLNTEEPLRFIFSHSALREGWDNPNVFQICTLREMGTDRERRQTIGRGLRLPVNHDGDRVYDEQVNRLTVIANESFENFARGLQSDIEMAIDPSGGFKFGRILQIAFTPLLNTAGTDYLSQEESKALWEHIRKEGLIDDSGDFTPKFKPDKAGFSLNLPSDFSGMDEAVIIRMNRFLPRDIVKDARKRQTVSYNKRVELNPDFKILWDKISQKTRYSVEFKTDKLVELASAKIKAMAEIRKVQIEITKRDIEINESGVTGGRITSNRTYTVSNEQPLPDILAFLQRETELTRGTLVKILKQSNRIKDFTANPVMFMAEAAKLINRALHELIIDGIKYEPIAGQIYDMRLFEQAEVEEYLNRLYTVTSTDNRTPFDYIAYDSDTEEKIAKLLDSEDKVKFFCKLPRWFKVATPLGTYNPDWAVVVEDTQKLYLVRETKSTFDRDKRRESENKKVDCGKAHFIALGVNFKDATNIHEILQA